One region of Scophthalmus maximus strain ysfricsl-2021 chromosome 15, ASM2237912v1, whole genome shotgun sequence genomic DNA includes:
- the tmed8 gene encoding protein TMED8 has protein sequence MERLEDTSELQSRLSSLSFSSFPGVTSKQSDDRPLDRLQNTDLSTSITQPTDRADMDEIKEDSGQRSEGNEEVPAEPAPGDGGEENNSAGSCQLSAEMKTQMPPLNPPTTWTSATLKELKAKLRLDKDSVVTVYRGDIMTVHVPTVPEAKRVCWEFATDGYDIGFGIYFDWTPVTNRSITVHISESSDDEDEEEEMEGPVSNGDVEKGSKTQSNSNLAEILPVYRQDSHLSVYGGSHDFPGEGTYLLKFDNSYSLWRNKTLYYRVYYSA, from the exons ATGGAGAGATTAGAGGATACATCAGAGCTCCAGTCGCGGCTGTcatccctctccttctcttccttccccGGAGTCACATCCAAGCAGAGCGACGACAGACCGCTGGACAG GCTCCAGAATACAGATCTCTCAACGAGCATTACCCAACCAACAGACCGGGCGGACATGGATGAAATCAAGGAGGATTCAGGGCAGCGCTCAGAG GGTAATGAAGAGGTCCCCGCTGAGCCGGCCCCCGGGGACGGAGGTGAGGAGAACAACAGTGCTGGGAGCTGTCAACTCTCCGCTGAGATGAAAA CCCAGATGCCGCCCCTGAATCCGCCGACGACGTGGACATCTGCCACACTGAAGGAGCTGAAGGCAAAGCTGCGGCTGGATAAGGACAGCGTGGTGACGGTGTACCGAGGCGACATCATGACAGTTCACGTTCCCACTGTCCCCGAGGCCAAAAGAGTGTGCTGGGAGTTCGCTACAGACGGTTATGACATTGGCTTTGGCATCTATTTTGACTGGACTCCTGTCACGAACCGGTCCATCACAGTGCACATCAGTGAGTCAAGTGATgacgaagatgaagaggaggagatggaag GTCCCGTCAGTAATGGAGATGTAGAGAAGGGGTCCAAAACGCAAAGCAACTCAAACTTGGCTGAAATCCTACCCGTTTACCGTCAGGACAGCCACCTGTCCGTCTACGGTGGGAGCCACGACTTTCCAGGTGAAGGAACTTACCTGCTGAAGTTTGACAACTCCTACTCACTGTGGCGAAACAAAACTCTTTACTACAGGGTGTATTACAGTGCCTGA
- the noxred1 gene encoding NADP-dependent oxidoreductase domain-containing protein 1 isoform X2, with product MEDVAAGLKSLSFESGLGAEEKELLHLRARAAGLAFCRCAHALYLCELVRSLRCAIRGQTADRATEEAPGGDGDLCVGILGAGHQGKQLLLSLLEMTDIQPAHVKVSTRRPELAVGFVQTGVECFFDNSRLAAWADVLFLCCLPFHLPKVCAELRSHLSEHCLVYSFISAVPVTRLAELLGHNFILKPQYDFVGGDTADVWLSCTAVSTALKDPLLIDASCPLAMSGGISLSLNWACAVLYTLLNICTSASLRSSDALSLINELFQEKWMHAVQLNTESFISSSYAASLRGDEPFPWISLTEAQNKETPLLRFLSSNKLMQQCFSAAYKSLLVTPATVTL from the exons ATGGAGGACGTGGCCGCGGGTCTGAAGAGTTTGTCCTTCGAGTCTGGACTCGGCGCCGAGGAGAAGGAGCTGCTGCACCTTCGCGCACGCGCGGCTGGACTGGCATTTTGCCGGTGCGCGCACGCGCTGTACCTGTGCGAGCTGGTCCGCTCGCTGAG ATGTGCCATCAGAGGTCAGACCGCagacagagccacagaggaggCACCAGGAGGAGACGGTGACCTCTGCGTGGGGATACTTGGGGCAGGTCACCAGGGCAAACAgctgcttctctccctcctggaAATGACCGACATCCAACCGGCACACGTCAAGGTCTCCACCAGAAGACCAGAATTGGCAG tgggaTTTGTCCAGACGGGGGTCGAGTGTTTCTTTGACAACAGCAGACTGGCAGCATGGGCAGACGTTCTGTTCCTCTGCTGTCTCCCCTTTCATCTCCCAAAAGTCTGTGCCGAGCTCCGCTCTCACTTGTCAGAACACTGCCTTGTGTACAGCTTCATCTCTGCCGTGCCTGTCACCCG ATTAGCTGAACTTCTTGGACACAACTTCATCCTAAAACCACAGTATGACTTTGTGGGCGGTGACACTGCAGATGTGTGGCTGTCCTGCACTGCTGTGTCCACAGCTTTGAAAGATCCTCTGCTGATAGATGCATCGTGTCCCCTCGCAATGAGCG GTGGCATTTCTCTGAGTCTGAACTGGGCGTGTGCAGTGCTGTACACCCTGCTGAATATCTGCACCTCTGCCAGTCTGCGGTCCAGTGATGCTCTCTCCCTGATCAACGAACTCTTCCAGGAGAAATGGATGCACGCTGTGCAATTGAATACAGAGAGTTTCATCAGTTCATCTTATGCAGCTTCTCTTCGTGGAGATGA GCCTTTTCCCTGGATTTCACTCACTGAGGCTCAGAACAAGGAGACACCACTGCTGAGGTTTCTGTCAAGCAACAAATTGATGCAGCAGTGCTTCTCTGCAGCATACAAATCACTGCTGGTGACACCAGCAACAGTCACACTCtaa
- the noxred1 gene encoding NADP-dependent oxidoreductase domain-containing protein 1 isoform X1 gives MEDVAAGLKSLSFESGLGAEEKELLHLRARAAGLAFCRCAHALYLCELVRSLRYRCAIRGQTADRATEEAPGGDGDLCVGILGAGHQGKQLLLSLLEMTDIQPAHVKVSTRRPELAVGFVQTGVECFFDNSRLAAWADVLFLCCLPFHLPKVCAELRSHLSEHCLVYSFISAVPVTRLAELLGHNFILKPQYDFVGGDTADVWLSCTAVSTALKDPLLIDASCPLAMSGGISLSLNWACAVLYTLLNICTSASLRSSDALSLINELFQEKWMHAVQLNTESFISSSYAASLRGDEPFPWISLTEAQNKETPLLRFLSSNKLMQQCFSAAYKSLLVTPATVTL, from the exons ATGGAGGACGTGGCCGCGGGTCTGAAGAGTTTGTCCTTCGAGTCTGGACTCGGCGCCGAGGAGAAGGAGCTGCTGCACCTTCGCGCACGCGCGGCTGGACTGGCATTTTGCCGGTGCGCGCACGCGCTGTACCTGTGCGAGCTGGTCCGCTCGCTGAG ATACAGATGTGCCATCAGAGGTCAGACCGCagacagagccacagaggaggCACCAGGAGGAGACGGTGACCTCTGCGTGGGGATACTTGGGGCAGGTCACCAGGGCAAACAgctgcttctctccctcctggaAATGACCGACATCCAACCGGCACACGTCAAGGTCTCCACCAGAAGACCAGAATTGGCAG tgggaTTTGTCCAGACGGGGGTCGAGTGTTTCTTTGACAACAGCAGACTGGCAGCATGGGCAGACGTTCTGTTCCTCTGCTGTCTCCCCTTTCATCTCCCAAAAGTCTGTGCCGAGCTCCGCTCTCACTTGTCAGAACACTGCCTTGTGTACAGCTTCATCTCTGCCGTGCCTGTCACCCG ATTAGCTGAACTTCTTGGACACAACTTCATCCTAAAACCACAGTATGACTTTGTGGGCGGTGACACTGCAGATGTGTGGCTGTCCTGCACTGCTGTGTCCACAGCTTTGAAAGATCCTCTGCTGATAGATGCATCGTGTCCCCTCGCAATGAGCG GTGGCATTTCTCTGAGTCTGAACTGGGCGTGTGCAGTGCTGTACACCCTGCTGAATATCTGCACCTCTGCCAGTCTGCGGTCCAGTGATGCTCTCTCCCTGATCAACGAACTCTTCCAGGAGAAATGGATGCACGCTGTGCAATTGAATACAGAGAGTTTCATCAGTTCATCTTATGCAGCTTCTCTTCGTGGAGATGA GCCTTTTCCCTGGATTTCACTCACTGAGGCTCAGAACAAGGAGACACCACTGCTGAGGTTTCTGTCAAGCAACAAATTGATGCAGCAGTGCTTCTCTGCAGCATACAAATCACTGCTGGTGACACCAGCAACAGTCACACTCtaa